From Bradyrhizobium sp. 4:
CATGTTGTCATCGCGAATATGGTTGGCGACCATCACCGGGCCGAACCGCCACAGCGCCGGGATGACCGGCGCATAGATCCGGGCCGAGGAGGCTAATCCCGGAACCAGCAGAATCGGTGTCGTCTGGTCCATTGTTGCCTCCCAAGCCCCGGAATTGGTCGGAAATTATGCTGCGGAGCTTAGGGGCCCAAGGCGACCTGTCAAATATGCAAAAACGCATGTGAATCGGCGCATCTCCGCTTTGACGCCGGCGCCCGCGGGGACTATGAACCGGGCTCATGACACAACATGATAACGATCACGCCTGGCCGGACCACAAACCGACCGCGCTGTTGGTGCTTGCCGATGGCACGGTGCTGGAAGGCTTTGGCCTCGGCGCCGAAGGCCAAGCCGTCGGCGAGGTCTGCTTCAACACCGCGATGACCGGCTACGAGGAGATCCTCACCGATCCCTCCTATGCCGGCCAGCTCATCACCTTCACGTTCCCGCATATCGGCAATGTCGGCACCAATGACGACGACATCGAGACGGTGAACATGGCCGCGACGCCCGGCGCGCGCGGCGTGATCCTGCGCACCGCGATCACCGATCCCTCGAACTACCGCGCCACCAAGCACCTCGACCAGTGGCTGAAGGCCCGCGGCATCATCGGCCTGTCCGGCATCGACACCCGCGCGCTGACCGCGCTGATCCGCAACAAGGGCATGCCCAACGCCGTGATCGCACACGCCAGGGATGGCGAGTTCGACCTGCACGGCCTGAAGGAAGAAGCGCGCGAATGGCCGGGGCTCGAGGGCATGGACCTCGTTCCGATGGTCACCTCCGGCCAGCGTTTCACATGGGACGAAACGCCCTGGCTCTGGGACAAGGGCTTTGGCCGTCAGGACAAGCCTGAGTTCAACGTGGTCGCCATCGATTACGGCA
This genomic window contains:
- the carA gene encoding glutamine-hydrolyzing carbamoyl-phosphate synthase small subunit, which gives rise to MTQHDNDHAWPDHKPTALLVLADGTVLEGFGLGAEGQAVGEVCFNTAMTGYEEILTDPSYAGQLITFTFPHIGNVGTNDDDIETVNMAATPGARGVILRTAITDPSNYRATKHLDQWLKARGIIGLSGIDTRALTALIRNKGMPNAVIAHARDGEFDLHGLKEEAREWPGLEGMDLVPMVTSGQRFTWDETPWLWDKGFGRQDKPEFNVVAIDYGIKRNILRLLAGVGCKVTVVPATTSSEDILAMKPDGVFLSNGPGDPAATGKYAVPVIQDVIKSGTPTFGICLGHQMLGLAVGAKTKKMHQGHHGANHPVKDETTGKVEITSMNHGFAVDESTLPTGATQTHISLFDGSNCGIQLDGKPVFSVQYHPEASPGPRDSHYLFQRFADLMRQNKSA